Proteins encoded in a region of the Quercus lobata isolate SW786 chromosome 8, ValleyOak3.0 Primary Assembly, whole genome shotgun sequence genome:
- the LOC115956729 gene encoding secreted RxLR effector protein 161-like: MAFNEKLHLEDGAEKVDARNYRSLVGSLIYLTNTRLDIVHPVNLISRFMNEPSKIHLTTAKRILRYLKGTKKFGIKYVKEKDSKLVGYTYSDWAGSIDDCKSTSGYLFCLGTKPISWSLKKQKNVALSSAEAKYIAATNAACEVVW, translated from the coding sequence ATGGCATTCAATGAGAAATTGCACTTAGAAGATGGCGCAGAAAAAGTTGATGCTAGAAATTATCGAAGTTTGGTTGGAAgcttaatttatttaacaaacACAAGGCTAGATATTGTGCACCCAGTCAATCTTATTTCTAGATTCATGAATGAACCAAGCAAAATCCACCTCACAACAGCAAAAAGAATTCTACGCTACCTAAAAGGTACAAAGAAATTTGGCATCAAATatgtgaaagaaaaagatagcAAGCTAGTGGGATATACATATAGCGACTGGGCAGGTTCAATTGATGATTGCAAGAGCACTTCTGGTTACTTATTCTGCCTAGGTACAAAACCAATTTCTTGGTCCTTAAAGAAGCAGAAAAATGTTGCATTATCATCCGCCGAAGCCAAATACATAGCAGCAACAAATGCAGCATGTGAAGTAGTATGGTAA